Proteins from a single region of Crassaminicella profunda:
- a CDS encoding DEAD/DEAH box helicase has translation MGELRPQQSEAAEKLYAYNTGILSATTAFGKTVVAAWLIGNKKVNTLIIVHRKQLMEQWKERLQTFLDVDAKQMGQIGGGKRKRTGIVDIAIIQSINYKGKVKDYVEEYGMVIVDECHHISSYSFEQVLKQVKAKYVYGLTATPIRKDGHHPIVMMQCGNIRHKVTAKSNMVLNCFEHIVVPRYHELNIKENVESKPSIHSLYKGIIEDKKRNDMIVEDVLEALKQKRSPIILTERTAYVEYFERRLEGAVKNIIVLRGGLGKKKLKDIKDKMDQISEEEERIIIATGKYVGEGFDDARLDTLFLTMPISWKGTLQQYAGRLHRQYDSKEVVKIFDYVDKNIPMFMRMYERRLKGYKSMGYDIKEEL, from the coding sequence ATTGGAGAACTTAGACCCCAACAGAGTGAAGCAGCAGAAAAACTATATGCTTATAATACAGGAATCCTTTCAGCAACAACAGCATTTGGAAAAACTGTTGTTGCAGCATGGTTAATTGGAAATAAAAAAGTGAATACATTAATTATTGTTCATAGAAAACAACTAATGGAACAATGGAAAGAAAGATTACAAACTTTTTTAGATGTTGATGCTAAGCAGATGGGTCAAATTGGTGGAGGAAAGAGAAAAAGAACAGGGATAGTAGATATAGCTATAATACAGAGTATTAATTACAAAGGGAAGGTAAAAGACTACGTAGAAGAATATGGAATGGTTATTGTTGATGAATGTCATCATATTTCATCATATAGCTTTGAGCAAGTATTAAAACAAGTCAAGGCAAAATATGTGTATGGACTAACTGCTACACCTATTAGAAAAGATGGACATCATCCTATAGTTATGATGCAATGTGGAAATATTAGACATAAAGTAACTGCAAAATCTAATATGGTATTAAACTGTTTTGAACACATTGTAGTACCAAGATATCATGAGCTAAATATAAAAGAAAATGTTGAAAGTAAACCTAGCATACATAGTTTATATAAAGGAATAATAGAAGATAAAAAAAGAAATGACATGATCGTTGAAGATGTTTTAGAGGCACTTAAACAAAAGCGATCCCCTATTATTTTAACCGAGAGAACGGCTTATGTAGAATATTTCGAAAGAAGACTTGAGGGCGCTGTAAAAAATATTATTGTCTTAAGAGGTGGATTAGGGAAGAAAAAGTTAAAAGATATAAAAGATAAAATGGATCAAATATCTGAGGAAGAAGAAAGAATTATTATTGCTACAGGAAAGTATGTAGGAGAAGGATTTGATGATGCAAGATTAGATACATTGTTTTTGACGATGCCTATTTCATGGAAAGGTACTTTGCAGCAGTATGCAGGAAGATTGCATAGACAGTATGATTCCAAAGAAGTTGTTAAAATATTTGATTATGTTGATAAGAATATACCTATGTTTATGAGAATGTATGAAAGAAGATTAAAAGGGTATAAATCAATGGGATATGATATCAAAGAAGAATTATAA